The Pseudodesulfovibrio sediminis genome includes the window ATGACCCTGCCTTCAGTGCACGAATTCTTGCGGAGCACCTCTCCCAGGAACACCATCTTGCCAGTCGAAAAAGAACGTTCATCGAAGCCCAGGCTTCGTGGATACGTTCCCGATTCTTGAACAGCGGGCCTGCCGCTATTCTCGACCTTGGCTGCGGGCCGGGGTTGTATTCCCGTCTGCTGGCCGATCAGCGACATCAGTATCTCGGCATTGATTTCAGCCCTGCATCCATCGAGTATGCGACTCAGGAATACGGCACGTCCGATCAGTGCGTGTTTCGACTTGGGAATGTGGTCGAGACTGATTTCGGCGGGCCTTTCGATGTGATCATGATGGTGTACGGTGAGTTGAACGTGTTTGCGCCCAGCCAGTGTCGGCAAATTTTGGCCAAGGCCCATGCTGCGTTGGCTCTCGGTGGAACATTGCTGATCGAACACCAATGCCTGCACGCGGTCAAAGGCGTCGGCGAGGCTCCCAATTCCTGGACCCGGGCCGAATC containing:
- a CDS encoding methyltransferase domain-containing protein, whose translation is MKNRIYDIVGVTPEADSLWQGEHKIPWNDPAFSARILAEHLSQEHHLASRKRTFIEAQASWIRSRFLNSGPAAILDLGCGPGLYSRLLADQRHQYLGIDFSPASIEYATQEYGTSDQCVFRLGNVVETDFGGPFDVIMMVYGELNVFAPSQCRQILAKAHAALALGGTLLIEHQCLHAVKGVGEAPNSWTRAESGGLFADEPYVCLTENHWFEEEAVALQCFHVLTSGQDKPVSYRSTTKAWSDEEMTALLIESGFSEVRHHRDWPVPDDGLALVSAVKE